AGCGGTAACATAAGTCCAGCATTGACTTCTGGTAGGGACACCATTAAGAAGAGATCAAAGGGCGAACCttcaacacacacatatatatataatgGTAGCTTAATGCACATCGCCTAGCAGCCTGGCATGTAGTTGTAGCTGACGTTTCTACTCACGGGTCGCGCGTGTGCATTTTTTGCCCTGTAtcacccttcttctcttggaACAACGAACCTCTTCAGATCCTTGTCGAGGTTGTTGCCACGCAGACGTGTACAAATGCTCGAGGGGCTAAACAGCACACAGCCAGAGCGCGCAAGTCGATAATGGAGTGCAACTGGGCCAGTGTGTTTTCTTTGCAGTCGTTCACTCTTCCTGAGGGCGTCTCAGCCAGTCCCTATTCGTCCTGACGTCTTGTCCCTCAGTAAAACCCACATACGCAGGCACACAAGTTACGCGCATGAACCCGGAGGCAGACTGTGAAGAAGCGCAGAGACTAtaaagggaggaggggggagatggTGAGGTCGTAGTGGAAGTGACACGATCAATTCATCTCACTCTCCGTTTTATGTTTAATTTTACTATTTTTGCAGCTGAGAGATaagcagagaaggggggacgggggagggagggggtacaAAGTCACGAGGCGCAAACGACTATGGAAGAAGACGGGAGAGAGCCAAATCAGTCGACAGTGCGCGAGGTACAAACAACAAGACAAACGAGAGCTGAAGCATAACAGAATACGAATAAGTGAAGGCACGATaaagcgcggcggcggcggcagcagcagcgaagaaggggaaaaaagggggaaaaaagagaagaagatcactccttttctctcctacCCTTTAGGACGTCGTTGAAAATGCCTCGGAGGAGATGGCAAagatggagagcagcgaaCGCGTTGTGCATCTCACGCAGGCTCATGGTTCTCCacgctttgctctctttcactAGCCTGCTGTAGTAGACGACGTCGCTTTGGCAAAAGCCAGCACAGCATGGAAGCATCAACGCACAGCATCACAACGCAAGCACCAATAAGCACAAGAAGCGTTGTAAGTCGCCACTGATGCTTCGGAGCTGTCCGAGATGCGGACACGGGTGAGGTGAAGACCACGGGGTACGACACACTCCCGTGAAAACCAAATCCATTGGTGAACAGAGCGGATTCGCGCGCTAACGTTGATGCCGATGAAATCCACGGTGTCAGGTCTACCGCGCCACACGTGAGCGACGAAGTGGTGTCTCCAGTCACAAACACCTGTGAGAAGAGCGGGCGTGGCTCATCAGCCTTGCCAGTGTCTGGGGCAATTATCGACAAAAAGTGGCGCATGAGAAAACGATCAGCACAGGCGATGTCAGCGCAGTCAGACACGAAGTCCGTAAAGCTCTCGGCAGCACAGATAGCCATGTTGATAGCGAAATGTATCgcaagctgctgcacaaaggcaaagggaaaaaactAAAGCCACGTAAGCAGGGCAACAATGAGGACGAGCTGGACGTTTCTATGAACGCTAAACTTCCTCTGTGAGGCGTGCGTGTTTGGCTGTGGCtaccctttccttttccaaGAACTACAACTCCAGCCCTGTCCGTTGGCGATAGATACGAGAAAAGTGGAATGCGCAGCGAGGTCTTTTTCACCGGATGTGCGTGGCGAGAATAACACCTCTTCTTACCCTGGATTGTTGGATGATTCTGACGCAGAGAAGAACTTTGTGACTTCGATTGAAAGCGCTGCCGCGTTTGTGAAAGACGGCGTCGTCGGTGTTAGGATGTTATGCAGAAGAGGAGTTTTTACAGAATCAAAAAATGAAAGACAAAGGTCTGTCGTTCTGAGATGAGTTGAGGCAAGAGCGACTTATTTTTTTCGCTAGTTGCCAAGAGCAAGTGAGACGCAGTGAAACATACCGTCTTGGGTTCGGTAGGCACAATAGTGGGGAAGtcgtgctgccgcaccaTGTTGGCTGCCGGAAATCATTGGGCGTCAAATTCAGTTCCcgtttccccctttccgctCTGCAGAACCACCTCTGTCCGCCACGGTAGTGCACTGTGAGCGGAAGTAGGCCACTATTGAGAGTGACAGCAGGTGAAATCGGCGACGCGAGTCTCACGACCCCCTCTCATCACCACGACCACGGACTTGCAGTTCTAGCCGCTGACTGCCCATTCATGCGCACAGAAAACATCTCTTCAGGGGCAAGAGGACATCTCAGCTCGAGCGCGTGTGATCCACCGCAAGTGATTTGGCTGGGAGACAGGGGAAGCCGATTTGTTGTCCTCTTTGGTCAGTGATTGTCAACGTGATGTCAAGCGCATACGACAATGAGAAGAATAAACGAGCACGACAACTCTAAATAAATAAAGGCACCACAAAAACCACCCATAGCACCGCTTGCCTATTGCTTCTTTTGTCCCTCTGCAAGTCTTCCAGAGTCGAGCAGGTCATACTGCGCGTCTGTCATTACTCTCCcaaagcgcagcagctcctaGGCCACAGTGCAAGGAGCATGATGGTCCTCCATCACATCCCGTTCTTTCCATCGAGGTCATTGTTCCTTTCGTTTGCTtatttcttttcctttcatGTTCCATTAGCTCTGAGTTCGGATTCCGCGCGATGCAGCCAATGATGGGGTCTTTATTGTCTTTCTgcttattttttttcttcgaaCAACTCTCCAGCTGAGAAGACCGGCCGACCGTTAgcgcacacaaaaagaaagaagcGCCATAACTGTGCAGCAACACCCGCATACAGGAGTGTGCGTACACAGCAAACCACTTTAGACAGGGAGAAACGTTGTGGGGGTTCTTAGCGATCAAGAAATCGCAGTAGGGTCAGCGCCCACGCAGATACACGCAGGTGGGTGTACaaggcgctgtggtggcagACGGTGAGGCTTGAAACAGCACTGGGCGAAaacgacaagaagagaggcaagagTAAAGCATGTAGAGCAAAGGAAGTCGTATATTCAGCAGTGCAACATTACATCAGCTGAAAGGGAAATTCGTgtgaaaaaagagaggaaagccggaaaaggaagaggatTCCATGAAAATAACCAAGGTGAGGGCGAAGAAACCATCTGATacgaagaagggaaaaaaaaaaacacgccCACCAGCTTCAACACAACAAAGGCAACGGATAGAAAGCTGATAGCACACCTAAGAGGTCCCCTCCTGGACATATTGACGACACTTTTTGTGGGATATCAGAGACAATGATTGGGTGCTTGCCGTTGTCCTCCGTGTTTGCTTTTAGTTCTCATCTcagtttttcttttggggCTACTGCAAACAACAGCGACTCGGATGAGCTGTCCTCATGAACTTTGCTCTTTCGCGAGCcgtgcgtggggggggggtgagtaAAGTAGTTCATGCTAGCCTCTGAGCCTCACACCGTAACCACAACCGTGGCAAGAAGGGCATGCAGCACCACTCATGTTAGTATTGCATTATGCACTTTTTGCTCTGTAGGTCTGAACAGCTCTCATGGGCACGATTCTTTGTTCGTTTCTCTGGGACGAGAAAAAACCACCTGGGCAGCATGCGTCTATCCATTTTCAGAAGCGCGCTCGCTCCACGCTGATATATGAAGTTAAATGAAGTGCATgtgggggatgggggagggggacgagTGCAGGGATACCCAAGAGCTAAAATACCCTGGCTAAAAAAGgcgaaaagaaacaaaaagagaatcACAAAAaagcacacggagagagggtgggggccgaggaaagagaaacatACACGAAGGAGAACAAGAATCAAACACCGTGCTTCTCAAATGCAAAGCGAGAACCGGAGCGACGCGGTAGGAAGGCGGGGGCACCACCCCAAGTGGGTGCTACACTACTACGTGTATGGTTCCTCTACCGCCATCCGACATGCACACCACATCTGTCGTGAGGtagcggagaagaaaaagtgcggcgctgcattACCagcatgtgtgtgggggatATGCGtcgcagaagaaaaaagataCGGAAGCACATCGACTCGATGAGAGCGGCATGAGGCCTCTACCCTGGGCTAACCAGAGTCACCTTCGCCGTGCCTAATTTCTGTTCTCCTCGGCGCTCCCTATCCAAGTCTCTTACTCTCCATGATGCCTCTTCAACTAGCGAGAAACCCAGGCGTTAACACAACGGGTCTTACTCAATACGGCGAATGCGCGACACAAGTTGAAGGCGAACACAACTTTtcacagaaaaagagagcaggcCTCTATAACTGATCATAAGCATGGAGATATCGCAACCACAGGCTTTCGCGGATGAAGACGAGAGGATGAGGCATCCGTGCCACGTAAAGGCGCCTCCACAGGACGCACAGTCAGGCATAAAGTAGAAACAgaaccaacacacacacacaacatcAAATGGGATGTCTCATCACCACAAGTCAAGTAATAACAATCGACAGAGAAGCAGGACACAATAAATACGGTGGGTACACACAAAAAGCCTCAACTACGCAACACAGTTGTGTAGCATTGCCAGGGTTCAAAGGACATGGGCAATGACCTACCACTCAACCGTCAGTTTCTTATTCTGTGCTGAGGTACACACCCTCAAagacacgaaaaaaaaagaacatatatatatatatatatatatagatgTGGATACAGGCACCGGTGAAAGTCGCCCGTGAATGGAATTCAGGAGATCGACacagagagaacagagaacGCTCACGAGAGCTCGTCCAGCGAACAGCTCTCCGGCGCGTCTTAAGTCCATGACAGTTACTTACACTGTCTCTCGCTGTCCCGTTGATGTTGATGGTTTTCCTTTTTCGAATTCAACACCTCCATGAACGATAGAGATAAAAAAGCGAACAGTTACACCCCACAACACAACACCAACGAAacaagcaagagaagagaaacgtaTGGGTGTCGGTCAGGGTGGGGTAGGTGGATGGTGAATCTCAAGGGATGAGTGCACCACCAAAGCAGGAACACGCGGGGACGTAGACGTGACACCAAAGGACCACAATCGTAAGCACATAAGAAGCGAACAGCTGCTGTAGACGATGAGCAACGACGAAAaccagagggaggaggagaaaaaaagggcgcGAAAAACAGACAAGCAACAACAAATCTACCAAGAGGCAAGCAAGCATGCGAGCAACGAGAGACaaacaaaaggaaaaacTCGCATCTGTCCCAACCGCGCacgcgaaagagaagagggccaATGgcgcgaaagagaggagagagtcTGAGAAGAATCATGAAACGTATACACATAAAGAAGCGTAtaatgaggaagagaggaactATGCTGAAGATCAGCCGACACtcaaaacaaacaaacaacatGAGACGAGAAAGAAAGATAGGGGTgacagaaaaaagggagggggagaacagAAAAAGGGCCAGTGCGCAatccacacgcacgcagacacccaagcaacagcaacaagagcagcaaggaagaggggaaaaaaatgcTGCAACCGAGAAAAGAGGATGGGAAtgggagaagaagcgaatgCCATGACatacagacacacccacctcTCGAAGGAACGAAGACACTAtacacagggagaggggagtcTAAGCGGGAGGAGGGTCTCTtagagagaaacgaaaacaaacaaaaaagtaCCAAACACAACATAAGAAGCtaccgcgcagcagcaagctGTTGGAGGactgagagggaggggcgaaagcaagagagagacactgCGCTCCCGTACCTTCGTGCTATTGTGTAAGTGGAGGAGTCAGGGTCCATGTCAGCGATGATGCCTGGTATGCGTCTCCGGGTGTACCTTCACGTATTGTGTGTGCAAGTGAGATGAACGAGtctgcccccgccccctccctccagtTGTGTGTCACTGCCTGGGGGTGGCCACatgcgctctttttttttgtgctttCACGAGCTCCTAGCTTGTCTCACTCCGGTTGACCCTGTTGTCTTCGTTCTCCAAGGCCAGGCTGTCCCCGTCAGTGGTCTGCAACGTGTCCTTCCGGACGAAGATGGACGGCAATGCCCGGACAAGGCTCTCTGGGTCTACCACCGGCATGGGCATCAAGATACCAGAGCCTTGCTGCGAGTTCTTCAGAGCTGACCTACTCGACATGTTGGAGACGCCGAACGGCTTCGAAGACGCCTCATTGTCCAACGCGTTCACGTACGCGGATCCATTGCGCTCACGCAGCACCATCGGCACTATTGGAATCTCCTCTTTCGGTGGGGTCATGGTGAGGCAGCAGTAAACAAGAACTGTGCATAGCACAATCAGAATGATAGCAGCGAGGATGAGAAAAATCACCCACCAGTGCTCTTGGGCCCACGTCAGCTCCTTGTAACCCTTCACGAAGCGGGGCTGCACCCATGCAGTAGAAACTGGAAGGTAGCCCAAAAAGCTCTGCGACTCGCAGTAGATTGCGAACTTCGATACTGTGACGTAGGTATCACTTGCCGACACAGTCGCATCCACGTTAACGTGCTTGCCGACTGTGTCGGTCAACCCAGTCACCGCCATAAAATAGTAGCCACGGGGATTCGGGTTTGTCGTGTCCCACTCAACGGGGTAGCCAGTGTTCGCATTCCCGGCCCCCCACAAGTTTGGGTACAGTGAATAATACTGCGCCACCCCAGGCTGATTCCCCAGCAAGATAGTATCGACGATGGTCAGAAGACCATATCGGAAGGTGAACCCGCACTTTGCCGAGTTCGGAGCGACATTTTGGTCTGGTTGCAACTGAGTACAAAATTGGGCAAAAGCTGGGAGAGGTTCTGCGCTGGAGCCTGTGTAAGTGAAGTAGCCCGTACCCCCGAGCTCCTTCGCCGTCTCTGATGCAAAATTATTATCCTTGTCAGGTAGCTCAGCAGAAAAGATGCTCATGCCATTCTGCACGCAGTACCCGTTTGCCGCGGTTCGAGAACTAGCGTACTGCGCTACATCCTGCGGCTTGTAGAGTACGTACGCTGGAGTGTTGTAGTTGATTCGATACCACGGCGCCACCACTTGCGCGCCTGCAGTCGCTGAATgtagaagagaaaggaaggcaAAAATGCCCACCcaggcgaagcagcagcgcacaatGCTCATTCTGGCAGTGGCGATGGAAAccttctccatcgcctcgcGCACGAGAGGTACGCGCTGGTGTGAAGGTTGACTACCTAATAGCGTACGCTTGTTGAAAGGCGGTGGAATGGGTGTGGTATGGGTAATCAAAGACAGCACGAGTTGACGAGCAAAGTCGAAgcgaagaaagaaaaggcagctgttttgtgtgtgtgtgtgtgtgtgtgtgttgcctcCGTGGCGtcgtgtggtggtgtctgTGGTCAAAGAGGGGATTGTTTGTGTGGgtaaggaggaaaggggcaaCAACTGCAGGCCACTGTGAACAAAAacgaggagaggtggagagaaggcgaggcgcGGAAAACCACACGAAACGCAGAATTAGGGGTGTATGGAATCTCTTCGCTCGATGATGCGCTTCTTTCTGCTTGCGTCAGGAAAACTTGTTTGTGTGGGGGAGATGCCCTACCCACCGCGTTGACGCCgacagggaagaggggacAATGGTGGATGAAAGGAGGGACAGCGCAGGGCAGACGAAGTCAAAGCGGGAAGGTGAGCGGCACGGCAtgctctcgctgcgcatGGACGAAAGTGATGGTCACAAAAATCTCAGGCAAGCTTATTGCACTTTTCAACAGCTTGACTAGGGCGAGGAAACATAAAAACGTGGTTTCGCCAGTACTTTTTCAGCCTCTTTATTTCCATCTGTCACGTGCGTGCGCCCTCGACGAACAAGGGAACCGCACTCATGCTAAGAGATGGACGTGGGCACAGAGGTTCTCCTACTGAGTGCATGTCCTTCAAGAGCAGTGTTGCTCAAAAGCCACAGCAGGCATCGCAAGTGCGGCATCGATGGGTATGTGCATGAAGGATCGAGTGCTCGCCTCCCaaacgagagcagcagaaacCGAAAAGGAGGCACTACGGGGCTCCCGCTTCTCTCCTGGGGTCGCGATGACGGCAGGGCAAGAGCGTTTTTCATCGCAGCAGTAGTCGCGTGGGTGCAGAGAGCGGCTCCGCGACAGACTCCCACACATGCCGACCTTCGGCCTTCGACACACTCCGCCTGTGGAGTAACACCGAAACTGCGCCACATTCAGACGCCGTTTCCCGCATCTCAGCAACTGGGCAAAAAACACCACCAATGAGGAAAGGCCGCAAGGAGAACAACAAAGAGGCAACTAAGTCAGCTGTAAActataaataaataaatatatatatatatatatatatatacagGCAGAGGCGTTGTAATCACTGAGAGATCAAGACAAGCTTCCATGTCGCAGGgagcttctttttctctgagTGTGTCGACTTccacacaacacacgagcTCAAGCTCCGctctgctccctcccccctcagcCGCTCACAGAGACCCATCGCGTCGtgcacagcggtggtggacaCGAGCGATACAGCAACGCACCGACTCCGCCATCGCCCCACAGGCCCCAGCCTTAAGGTCCACCCAGGCCCTCGCCTCGCATGTCGCCACCTGGGGCACCCGCCTCGGCGGggggcgccggcgccgcacgTCAGTGGTCAGCGAGGACCGGGCAAGGCACCTTCGAGGCATCCTGACACGTCGCCCGTCGTATGAATCGGCACAAGCGTGCTCGCTGTCAAAtgccgcgccgacgcaacGCGATCCAGGACCTGTCGAGAAGTCTTGTGGGTGCAAGCCATGGTATGATAAAACGAGGTAAGCACGAGAGACTGCGTGGCAGAGTAGGTGCAGAAAAgaagtggaggggggaaagaagtGGAGCAGGATGATGTATAGTGAGAGTATATCACCACTGATCAAAACGGACGAGCGAGTAGCGTTGTAGGGCCCAGTGGAAAAGGGACCCCAACAACACCGAATGCTTTTAGAGATTCTTTTTCGCGCTTTACACAGGCGCCAGCATTTTTGAgtgaggagaaaaaaaattaATGATACTTTTGTAGGGAGCTGTGAAGAAGCAGCCGTGCGCATGGAATGGGTCCTTGGTCATCCAGGGAAAAGGCGAGGAGCCATGACTGACAGCGGTAGCGTTCGAGGGAGAGAAATAGATGACAGTCACGCGTCTCCAAGGCCGTGAAGCTACCCGCGTGTGCATCCTATTAGCACAGCGCATCTGTTCTCGTCACCCTCCGAGGAAGTGCGTTGTTTGgctttcctttgcttgtttAGTTCTTCAGTGTTTCATCGATCGTGACGGGTAGGCAACACACATCGCCATAAGCAGTCTTAACCACATGCACCAATGTCaccaacaagagagagagagacgcataTAAAGACAGCAACAAGAAGCACTACcaacagcacacacgcacacgcacacgcacacatacacatacacatacatatacatacatatactCCCTGTTTCGGACATGCAAGTGAACGAATGAGATACAGACAAAAAAAGCAGACGTGCACGAGAAGTTCAACATAAAGTAAAAGAGGCACGGCTGCTTCATTCAGGGCGGCGGAGAAGTCCGCCGTCAGGCAGAAGGGAAATCCAAAACTGACGGCGCcgatggaggagggcaaaCATACGACAACACAAGCAAACAGCAACAGAGGTGGAGCTATTAAGATGAGTACATGTGAGCAGATGCTCACTCCGAACAGGTAAAGCTGTACGTGAGAcgggggtgaggaagagaagagaataAGAGGGATAAAGGGCAGGGTGTGCACGCAgcacaggggggggggcatagAGGGGAAGGGCGTTTAGTGATTTAAAAACGACGGGTTATTGCCACAACCACTAATGCCCTTGTCACGGAAGAACACaaaacacaaacacacccaGCAAAGCCCACCCATCAGAGAGTAATTTTCTCACCTGCCAAGGATCATGCCTGGTGCCTGCGAAAGGCCTCCGCCcccacaaaaaaaggggcCACCGACTTACGTGGGAAACAACCAATTCATTCGGAGACATACTTCCTCGTAGTTGTCAAAGGTGTTCAAGAGACTGTTGTGGTAGGAGGGCGGGGCGCCGAGAAGCTCAACAACCTTGTCGGCATCCGCCCCGCCTTTTTGGAACTGGGAGTGACGGGCAATGGACGAGATCGAAAAGTTGATCATCTCATCGTGTTGCGAGTAGAGAACGAGCTTGCGGCTGTGCTTGATCTTGTCCCAGCCCACCAGAGTGTGAAGATTACCGACAAACCACGGAAAGATCATGCGTGTCACAGTAGGGGTGAGGCAGGAAAAAGCAACAGCCGCGTCCGACATGGATGAGAAAGTGCGATCCAGCACTAGAGACGCATGGGGATAGCAttccgccaccacctgcgccgcggtACCACCGCCGATGCTGTGACCGAAGAAAAGCAGGTGCTTCTCGTcgatcttctcctcctcaatGTACGCTCGCGctactgcggcagcgtcctCGACAAATTCGCCGAGATGCGAGAGATAGCCGGTACTGTAGCCGATGCCGCGTGGGTTATACAGAATGACGTGGGCCTTGAGAGCGTCGCTAATGACGTGGATATCCTTGAGGCTGTTCTCCAGGAACTCTGCGTTGCCTCCGCAGTACAAAACCCAGCGGGGGGTTGTATACGCCTGCTTCACCACAAGGGTCTGCAGCGTGCTCTTTCCATCCAGCGACGGCACCGTGCGCCCCTCGACAAACTTACCCTGCTTGCGAACCAGCGTGCCAGCAACCGAGCGGACGCGGCGGTTGCGCTCTCCCTGTTGTTCAAGGATCTGTAAGATGTTGGCTGGATAGCAGGCGTGAATTATGAGGCCGCCAAAGGTGCTCCAGATCTGCACAAGGGCGATCGCAGCAGTAGCCCATGCCTCCACCGGAGGCAGAACCTTCTTAGCCcaggccgccgctgcggtcgcCAGAAATGGAAAGATGATGGCGCGCAAGGCAAGGCTACTCGTAAAACCGAGTGTCATGAATAACAAGGTGGCAAATAGTCCTTGAATCGTCAACGAGCACGCATACCACACGAAGGGACCTCGGGCGATGAAGACACTTGTGATGAACCACCCTATGGAGGGCGCGAGCAACTTCAGCTTGGCGGGAAGATAGCGGTTGGCGGAACTGTTGATCACTGCCACCAAGAACACCAGCGCTGAACCAAAGATCATCTTCTCCACTCCTCTTTATTTTTTCCACCTCCACGGCTTACAAAGAAACACAAAGAATGGGGTGAATGGTGCGGCGATACGCGAAAGAGGCAGAAGATGAAGGGATGAGGTACAGGAGCGGAAGGAACAAGAAGGGGACTTGCCGAACGAGTACCGTAGCAACGCTTTGAATGCAGAATGGCATAAAAAGTGCAGTGCTccaacaccaacacacagGGGAACACGCTTGTtccccccaaaaagaaagagaatgTGAGTCGGAGTGAAGCGGAGCACACAAGAAAAGTGATGAGCGCGAATGGCACGAAAACCAAGAAAACACGAATTCACTCACCcccaaaaaagaaaagatggACACGGAGAGACACTCGTTCAACTACAGggaaggaggcagaggaggagctaaATGGAAAGCGCAGATACAATAGCGTAGTAACCACCAACGCAcagagtgagagaagagaaaaaacgaaCAGAGACACATAAATATTTTGTGAGCTCGAGTAGCTTAACCAAGAGTGCCGAGCACAAAtgaaaaagaagagcaagCAAAGACACAGGAACGATATGTgaagcggagagagagagagagacaagaaagGAGATGTTGCTGGCGTACTCAATACAGCGCAAGTCGACCACCACAGAAAAGAGGTGTACACGCAGGAATTTGTACActtctcttgttttcttcgTCTACATGCGGGAAGTGAGTCAATACGTCAACGCACAAATGCACACCAACAAAACGAGATGAACACTCACAACTCGAAGAATTTTCTCGTGTTTTCGTATTGGTGGCTCACATGAAGCGTGCGCGCACCACAGACAACGAAtagagcgaaaagaaaaaaggggtgCAGTGCGATACACCCATAGCGACGCCGGTGCGCGACAGGCAGCAATGAAGTGCATCGCGGAAGGGCGTGACATTTGTGAGGTTCGCATGGGTGATGTGAGAGAGCCAAGAGCAATAGTGATGTCGAAAGAGCTCAAATACAGAAGAAGCGAGAACGCGTTATTGCATTAaacaagggagagaaagtAAGAGAGACACGAGCTAGATAGTCACCCAAGTGGGAACATTAAGGAAAGTGTAACCAAAATCACCTCG
This DNA window, taken from Leishmania panamensis strain MHOM/PA/94/PSC-1 chromosome 34 sequence, encodes the following:
- a CDS encoding hypothetical protein (TriTrypDB/GeneDB-style sysID: LpmP.34.2630) codes for the protein MEKVSIATARMSIVRCCFAWVGIFAFLSLLHSATAGAQVVAPWYRINYNTPAYVLYKPQDVAQYASSRTAANGYCVQNGMSIFSAELPDKDNNFASETAKELGGTGYFTYTGSSAEPLPAFAQFCTQLQPDQNVAPNSAKCGFTFRYGLLTIVDTILLGNQPGVAQYYSLYPNLWGAGNANTGYPVEWDTTNPNPRGYYFMAVTGLTDTVGKHVNVDATVSASDTYVTVSKFAIYCESQSFLGYLPVSTAWVQPRFVKGYKELTWAQEHWWVIFLILAAIILIVLCTVLVYCCLTMTPPKEEIPIVPMVLRERNGSAYVNALDNEASSKPFGVSNMSSRSALKNSQQGSGILMPMPVVDPESLVRALPSIFVRKDTLQTTDGDSLALENEDNRVNRSETS
- a CDS encoding hypothetical protein (TriTrypDB/GeneDB-style sysID: LpmP.34.2640) — protein: MIFGSALVFLVAVINSSANRYLPAKLKLLAPSIGWFITSVFIARGPFVWYACSLTIQGLFATLLFMTLGFTSSLALRAIIFPFLATAAAAWAKKVLPPVEAWATAAIALVQIWSTFGGLIIHACYPANILQILEQQGERNRRVRSVAGTLVRKQGKFVEGRTVPSLDGKSTLQTLVVKQAYTTPRWVLYCGGNAEFLENSLKDIHVISDALKAHVILYNPRGIGYSTGYLSHLGEFVEDAAAVARAYIEEEKIDEKHLLFFGHSIGGGTAAQVVAECYPHASLVLDRTFSSMSDAAVAFSCLTPTVTRMIFPWFVGNLHTLVGWDKIKHSRKLVLYSQHDEMINFSISSIARHSQFQKGGADADKVVELLGAPPSYHNSLLNTFDNYEEVCLRMNWLFPT